One window of the Janthinobacterium sp. PAMC25594 genome contains the following:
- a CDS encoding porin: MKHTLVAAAVLAALFAGGASAQSSVTVYGLLDAGLTSEHGGAEGSVTKLATGVQSGSRIGFKGTEDLGNNLKANFLLENGLDLDTGAYRQGALFGRKAYVGLSGSFGAVNIGLQHNPLFTALDNIDPFETGLTGASLNLMSVASLRTKNSIMYETPKVNGLSAAIMVGLGEKPDSASLGRTIDFSIDYANGPVVLTLAHDNRKDSELNTAKVTLLGGTYDFGPAKLHAAYETDKDDAGADFRNVMLGVSAPVSAAGSVMASYIKKDDRTSARRGGRQLAIGYTYALSKRTNLYTSYGRISNDGAGTNFVGDASSGGSVPLPGHNSSAFTAGMRLKF, translated from the coding sequence ATGAAACACACACTCGTAGCGGCGGCCGTCCTGGCCGCACTCTTTGCCGGCGGCGCCAGCGCCCAATCGTCCGTCACCGTGTACGGCTTGCTCGACGCGGGCCTGACGTCCGAACACGGCGGCGCGGAAGGCTCCGTCACCAAGCTGGCCACCGGCGTGCAGTCGGGCAGCCGCATCGGCTTCAAGGGCACGGAAGACCTGGGCAACAATCTGAAGGCTAATTTCTTGCTGGAAAATGGCCTCGACCTCGATACTGGTGCGTACCGTCAGGGCGCCTTGTTCGGGCGCAAGGCCTACGTGGGCTTGTCCGGCAGCTTCGGCGCCGTGAATATCGGCTTGCAGCACAACCCGCTGTTCACCGCACTGGACAATATCGATCCCTTCGAGACGGGTCTGACGGGCGCCTCGCTCAACCTGATGAGTGTGGCCAGCCTGCGCACGAAAAACTCCATCATGTACGAAACGCCGAAGGTGAACGGCTTGTCGGCCGCCATCATGGTTGGCCTCGGCGAAAAGCCGGACAGCGCCAGCCTGGGCCGCACCATCGACTTTTCCATCGACTACGCCAACGGTCCGGTGGTGCTGACCCTGGCGCACGACAACCGCAAGGATAGTGAGCTGAACACAGCCAAGGTGACTTTGCTGGGCGGTACCTACGACTTCGGCCCCGCCAAACTGCACGCCGCGTATGAAACGGACAAGGACGATGCGGGCGCGGATTTCCGCAACGTCATGCTGGGCGTGTCCGCGCCGGTCAGCGCGGCGGGCAGCGTGATGGCGTCGTACATCAAGAAGGATGACCGCACCAGCGCGCGCCGCGGCGGACGCCAGCTGGCCATCGGCTACACGTATGCCTTGTCCAAGCGCACCAATCTGTACACGTCGTACGGGCGCATCAGCAACGATGGCGCGGGCACCAACTTCGTTGGCGACGCTTCCAGTGGCGGCAGCGTGCCCTTGCCTGGGCATAACTCCAGCGCCTTCACGGCGGGCATGCGCCTGAAGTTCTAA
- a CDS encoding thiazole synthase: MRDDATPSQSPGGLTLAGTTYQSRLLVGTGKYKDFEETRLAIEESGAEIVTVTIRRVNIGQEKGEPNLLDFIPPSKYTILPNTGGCYNARDAVYTLQLARELLGGHPLCKLEVLGDEKTLFPNMPETLKAAGELVRDGFQVMVYCSDDPIQARMLEDLGCIAVMPLASLIGSGMGILNPWNLSLIIEQARVPVLVDAGVGTASDAAIAMELGCDGILMNTAIAAAREPIRMARAMKLAVQGGREAYLAGRMPRRAGAMSAAPSSPMAGLIA, translated from the coding sequence ATGAGAGATGACGCCACCCCCAGCCAATCACCCGGCGGCCTGACCCTGGCCGGCACCACCTATCAGTCGCGCCTGCTGGTGGGCACCGGGAAATACAAGGATTTCGAGGAAACGCGCCTGGCCATCGAGGAGAGCGGCGCCGAGATCGTCACCGTCACGATCCGCAGGGTCAACATCGGCCAGGAGAAGGGCGAGCCCAACCTGCTCGACTTCATTCCACCGTCGAAATACACGATTCTGCCCAACACGGGCGGCTGCTACAACGCGCGCGACGCCGTCTACACCTTGCAACTGGCGCGCGAACTGCTGGGCGGGCACCCGCTGTGCAAGCTGGAAGTGCTCGGTGATGAAAAGACCCTGTTTCCGAACATGCCGGAAACCCTGAAAGCGGCAGGGGAGCTGGTGCGCGACGGCTTCCAGGTGATGGTGTATTGCAGTGACGACCCCATCCAGGCGCGCATGCTGGAAGACCTTGGTTGCATCGCCGTCATGCCGCTGGCGTCCCTGATCGGCTCGGGCATGGGCATTCTGAATCCGTGGAATCTATCCTTGATCATCGAGCAAGCCCGCGTGCCCGTGCTGGTCGACGCCGGCGTGGGCACGGCGTCGGACGCGGCCATCGCCATGGAACTCGGCTGTGACGGCATCCTGATGAATACCGCCATCGCGGCGGCGCGCGAGCCGATCCGCATGGCGCGCGCCATGAAATTGGCAGTGCAGGGCGGACGCGAGGCTTACCTGGCCGGACGCATGCCTCGGAGAGCAGGCGCCATGAGCGCTGCGCCCTCGTCGCCGATGGCCGGGCTGATCGCCTGA
- a CDS encoding D-amino acid dehydrogenase: MKILVLGAGVVGTASAWYLRQAGHDVRVLERQAGAAQETSFGNGGQISVSHAEPWANPATLRKVLTWLGKDDAPLLFRPRLDTLQWQWVLHYLRECLPSRVSRNMRQIVALAEYSRQSLQALRRETGIQYDHLERGILHFYTDQQEFDKSQAGAALLRELGCPRNTVSADEVIRLEPALRHARSRIVGGDFTASDESGDVHLFTTALAARAAKAGVDFQYGTMVTRLLAEGERITGVECIDAQGRHRLEHADAVVVAMGSFSAPLLQPLGIRLMLYPGKGYSATYPIIDPVSAPSVSLTDDGYKLVFSRLGERLRVAGTCELNGYTRELNPVRCAAITRRVQALFPHACDYGAPVYWAGLRPLTPSNVPYIGATRYRQLFLNTGHGTLGWTMGCGAGRAIADLVSGRRPDVDFAFCGEAPRHEAALVQLRRAPR, encoded by the coding sequence ATGAAGATCCTTGTCCTCGGCGCCGGCGTGGTCGGCACGGCATCGGCCTGGTATTTGCGCCAGGCGGGCCACGACGTGCGCGTGCTCGAGCGCCAGGCGGGCGCCGCACAGGAAACCAGTTTCGGCAACGGCGGGCAGATTTCCGTCTCGCATGCGGAGCCGTGGGCCAATCCCGCCACCCTGCGCAAAGTCCTGACTTGGCTGGGCAAGGACGACGCGCCGCTGCTGTTCCGCCCCCGCCTCGATACGCTGCAATGGCAGTGGGTACTGCATTACCTGCGTGAATGCCTGCCGTCGCGGGTGTCGCGCAATATGCGCCAGATCGTCGCCCTGGCCGAGTACAGCCGCCAGAGCCTGCAAGCCTTGCGCCGCGAGACGGGCATCCAGTATGACCATCTGGAACGGGGTATTTTGCATTTCTATACGGACCAGCAGGAGTTCGATAAATCGCAAGCGGGCGCCGCGCTGTTGCGCGAACTGGGCTGCCCGCGCAATACCGTCAGCGCCGATGAAGTGATACGGCTGGAACCGGCCCTGCGCCACGCGCGCAGCCGCATCGTGGGCGGTGATTTCACGGCCAGCGACGAGTCGGGCGACGTGCATTTGTTTACCACGGCGCTGGCCGCGCGCGCCGCCAAGGCTGGCGTGGATTTTCAGTACGGCACGATGGTGACACGGCTGCTGGCGGAGGGCGAGCGCATCACGGGCGTGGAATGCATCGACGCGCAGGGCCGCCACCGCCTCGAGCACGCGGACGCCGTGGTGGTGGCCATGGGCAGCTTTTCCGCACCGCTGCTGCAGCCGCTGGGCATCCGCTTGATGTTGTATCCGGGCAAGGGATACTCAGCCACCTATCCGATCATCGACCCCGTCAGTGCACCCAGCGTATCGCTGACGGACGATGGCTATAAATTGGTCTTTTCGCGCCTGGGTGAGCGCCTGCGCGTGGCGGGCACGTGCGAGCTGAACGGCTACACGCGCGAACTCAATCCCGTGCGCTGCGCCGCCATCACGCGCCGGGTACAAGCGCTGTTTCCCCATGCCTGCGATTACGGCGCCCCCGTCTACTGGGCCGGCCTGCGCCCCCTCACGCCGTCGAACGTGCCCTACATCGGCGCCACGCGCTACCGCCAGCTGTTCCTCAACACGGGCCACGGCACCCTGGGCTGGACCATGGGCTGCGGCGCGGGCAGGGCGATCGCCGACCTGGTGTCGGGACGGCGGCCCGACGTCGATTTTGCATTTTGCGGCGAAGCCCCCCGGCATGAGGCCGCTTTGGTTCAACTAAGGAGAGCACCACGATGA
- a CDS encoding YeiH family protein, translating into MKTNSSAITRVVDKNIPYLSSAVAIWRPRAVLRSWPGVAIALAIALSATFISSNYGGPQLLYALFFGLAFHFLASDPTCKPGIEFCSKVLLRTGVALLGARITFNQIASVGVTPLLIVVGGLVATLGFGYLLAKWLKRPITEGILSGGSVAICGASAALAISAVLPQTKENEKFTLLTVVGVTSLSTLAMIVYPLLVKLLGFDPTEAGVFIGGTIHDVAQVVGAGYLVSNHTGDVATFVKLTRVACLVPVVLGLSIMFKRKDGKSEVDAPPLVPFFLIGFVWLVITNSLGLIPQEVNGWINNASRACLVIAIAALGVKTSFQSLASLGWRPVIMLVMETVWIAAFVAIAVLLTR; encoded by the coding sequence ATGAAAACTAACTCCTCAGCGATAACGCGCGTTGTCGACAAGAACATTCCCTACCTGTCTTCCGCCGTTGCCATCTGGCGCCCCCGCGCCGTGCTGCGCAGCTGGCCCGGCGTGGCCATCGCGCTGGCGATCGCCCTGTCGGCGACCTTTATTTCCAGCAATTATGGCGGCCCCCAGCTGCTGTACGCGCTGTTCTTCGGCCTGGCTTTCCACTTCCTCGCTTCCGACCCCACCTGCAAGCCCGGCATCGAGTTTTGCAGCAAGGTGCTGCTGCGCACGGGCGTGGCCCTGCTGGGCGCGCGCATCACTTTCAACCAGATCGCTTCGGTGGGCGTGACGCCGTTATTGATCGTCGTGGGCGGCCTGGTGGCCACCCTGGGCTTCGGCTACCTGCTGGCCAAATGGCTGAAACGCCCGATCACGGAAGGCATTCTGTCGGGCGGCTCCGTCGCCATCTGCGGCGCCTCGGCCGCGCTGGCCATCTCGGCCGTGCTGCCGCAAACCAAGGAGAATGAAAAATTCACCTTGCTGACGGTGGTGGGCGTGACGTCGCTGTCCACCCTGGCCATGATCGTCTACCCGCTGCTGGTCAAGCTGCTGGGCTTTGACCCCACGGAAGCGGGCGTCTTCATCGGCGGCACCATCCACGACGTGGCGCAAGTGGTGGGCGCCGGCTATCTGGTGAGCAACCATACGGGCGACGTGGCCACCTTCGTGAAACTGACGCGCGTCGCTTGCCTCGTGCCAGTCGTGCTGGGGCTGTCGATCATGTTCAAGCGCAAGGATGGCAAGAGTGAAGTCGATGCGCCGCCGCTGGTGCCCTTCTTTCTGATCGGCTTTGTCTGGCTGGTGATTACCAACAGCCTGGGCCTGATCCCGCAGGAAGTGAATGGCTGGATCAACAATGCCTCGCGCGCCTGCCTCGTCATTGCGATTGCCGCCCTGGGCGTGAAGACGTCGTTCCAGTCGCTGGCCTCGCTGGGCTGGCGTCCCGTCATCATGCTGGTGATGGAAACGGTGTGGATCGCCGCCTTCGTCGCCATCGCCGTCCTGCTGACGCGCTGA
- a CDS encoding NAD(P)-dependent oxidoreductase, whose amino-acid sequence MAKVAFIGLGVMGFPMAGHLAAGGHDVTVYNRNPARAAAWLEQHKGSSAATPAAAAAGAEFVFTCIGNDNDLYQVILEEGGLLSAMAPGSILIDHTTASAEAARTIHAAAQEQGVFFLDAPVSGGQAGAENGKLTVMVGGDAEAYARAEPVIALFARAVTYMGASGSGQLTKMVNQICIAGLVQALSEGIAFAENAGLDAALVVDVISKGAAQSWQLENRGKTMIERKFDFGFAVDLMRKDLGICLAEAKRNGSDLPVTTLTDQFYGEVQQAGGSRYDTSSLITRLNKK is encoded by the coding sequence ATGGCAAAAGTGGCATTCATCGGCTTGGGCGTCATGGGTTTCCCCATGGCAGGTCATCTGGCGGCGGGCGGGCATGACGTCACCGTGTACAACCGCAATCCGGCCCGCGCGGCCGCCTGGCTGGAGCAACACAAGGGCAGCAGCGCCGCCACGCCTGCCGCCGCGGCAGCGGGTGCCGAGTTCGTGTTTACCTGCATCGGCAACGACAATGATCTGTATCAAGTCATCCTGGAAGAGGGCGGCTTGCTGTCCGCCATGGCGCCGGGCAGCATCCTGATCGACCATACGACGGCGTCCGCCGAAGCGGCGCGCACGATCCACGCGGCGGCGCAAGAGCAGGGCGTGTTCTTTCTCGACGCGCCCGTGTCCGGCGGCCAGGCGGGTGCGGAAAACGGCAAGCTGACGGTGATGGTGGGCGGCGACGCCGAAGCGTATGCACGGGCCGAACCCGTCATCGCACTGTTCGCGCGCGCCGTCACCTACATGGGCGCCTCCGGTTCGGGGCAACTGACGAAGATGGTCAACCAGATCTGCATCGCGGGCCTGGTGCAAGCCTTGAGCGAAGGCATCGCCTTTGCGGAAAACGCGGGCCTCGATGCGGCGCTGGTGGTGGATGTCATTTCCAAGGGCGCGGCGCAGTCGTGGCAGCTGGAAAACCGGGGCAAGACCATGATCGAGCGCAAGTTTGACTTCGGTTTCGCCGTCGACCTGATGCGCAAGGACCTGGGCATCTGCCTCGCCGAAGCCAAGCGCAACGGCAGCGACTTGCCCGTGACAACCTTGACGGACCAGTTCTATGGCGAAGTGCAGCAGGCGGGCGGCAGCCGCTACGACACGTCCAGCCTGATCACCCGCCTGAACAAAAAGTAA
- a CDS encoding DUF2812 domain-containing protein, with the protein MSEQRSHVYKWFIELDDGEIEQWLRAQALAGWHLQRFLAPCRFSFVRGEPADDVYRFDSFPAWKRSSEYEQLCQDAGWELVFCWWGSYCWRKPAPDGKPNDIYTDTPSKIARQQRLLTYFGLTGLLLMYNLMGSGDREMDTLRMVLTAVQLALVVPMSYLIWRTISRLRRLRRQAL; encoded by the coding sequence ATGAGTGAGCAACGGTCGCATGTCTATAAATGGTTCATCGAGCTCGATGACGGCGAGATCGAGCAATGGCTGCGTGCGCAGGCCCTGGCTGGATGGCACTTGCAGCGCTTTCTCGCGCCCTGCCGGTTTAGCTTTGTGCGGGGTGAGCCTGCCGATGACGTCTACCGCTTCGATTCCTTTCCGGCATGGAAGCGCAGCAGCGAATATGAGCAGCTTTGCCAGGATGCCGGCTGGGAGCTGGTGTTTTGCTGGTGGGGCAGCTATTGCTGGCGCAAGCCTGCGCCAGACGGCAAGCCGAATGACATCTATACGGATACGCCATCGAAGATCGCCAGGCAGCAACGCCTGCTGACGTATTTCGGCTTGACCGGTTTGTTGTTGATGTACAACCTTATGGGCAGCGGCGACCGCGAGATGGACACGCTGCGGATGGTGCTGACGGCGGTGCAGCTGGCCCTGGTCGTGCCCATGTCCTACCTGATCTGGCGCACCATCAGCCGCTTGCGCCGTCTGCGCCGACAGGCGCTCTAG
- a CDS encoding PadR family transcriptional regulator, with protein MDASIDKLLPLSEATYYILLALREPAHGYAIMQQVEAISEGAVKIGPGTLYGAFANLEKQGLIVMVREAERRKVYTMTDMGRHVLLAQLRRLRVMVRVGEASAPFLSKY; from the coding sequence ATGGATGCATCGATAGACAAACTGCTGCCCTTGTCTGAAGCCACCTACTACATTTTACTGGCCTTGCGCGAGCCTGCGCATGGCTACGCCATCATGCAGCAGGTCGAGGCCATCAGCGAAGGTGCCGTCAAGATCGGGCCGGGCACCCTGTATGGGGCGTTTGCCAACCTGGAAAAACAGGGCTTGATCGTGATGGTGAGGGAAGCCGAGCGGCGCAAGGTCTACACCATGACGGACATGGGACGTCATGTGTTGCTGGCGCAATTGCGGCGCCTGCGGGTGATGGTGCGCGTGGGCGAGGCGAGTGCGCCCTTTTTATCAAAATACTGA
- the hisC gene encoding histidinol-phosphate transaminase translates to MSRFWSNIVSELTPYVPGEQPKLPDLVKLNTNENPYGPSPQVLAALHEAANDSLRLYPDPTASELKQTLADYHGLNSAQVFVGNGSDEVLALAFMALLKHDAPLLFPDISYSFYPVYCKLYGIDYRTVALDDAMRIRPEDYQGPCGAIIFPNPNAPTGVDLPLAGVETLLRAHPDAVVVVDEAYVDFGGESAVALVERYPNLLVVQTFSKSRSLAGLRVGCAFGHADLVEALERVKNSFNSYPLDRLALAGAVASLHDEAYFQQTRQAVIASREQLTADLTALGFEVLPSVANFVFARHPQHDAAQLAAGLRARSVIVRHFNAPRISQYLRISIGNVAECAALMAALRALL, encoded by the coding sequence ATGAGCCGATTCTGGAGCAACATCGTCAGCGAGCTGACCCCCTACGTCCCCGGCGAGCAGCCGAAACTGCCCGACCTGGTCAAACTCAACACCAACGAAAATCCCTACGGCCCATCGCCGCAGGTGCTGGCCGCGCTGCACGAAGCAGCCAACGACAGCCTGCGCCTCTATCCCGATCCCACGGCCAGCGAACTCAAGCAAACCCTGGCCGACTACCACGGCTTGAATAGCGCGCAAGTGTTCGTCGGCAATGGTTCCGACGAAGTGCTGGCGCTGGCCTTCATGGCCTTGCTCAAGCACGATGCGCCGCTGCTGTTCCCGGACATCAGCTACAGCTTCTATCCCGTGTATTGCAAGCTGTACGGCATCGATTACCGCACGGTAGCGCTCGACGACGCCATGCGCATCCGCCCGGAAGACTATCAGGGGCCGTGCGGCGCCATCATCTTTCCGAATCCCAACGCGCCGACCGGAGTGGACTTGCCGCTGGCCGGCGTGGAAACCCTGCTGCGCGCCCATCCCGACGCCGTGGTCGTAGTCGATGAAGCGTATGTGGATTTCGGCGGCGAGAGCGCCGTGGCCCTGGTCGAGCGCTATCCGAACTTGCTGGTGGTGCAGACGTTCTCGAAATCGCGCTCCTTGGCCGGCTTGCGCGTCGGCTGTGCCTTCGGGCATGCGGACCTGGTCGAGGCGCTGGAAAGAGTGAAGAACAGTTTCAATTCGTATCCGCTGGATCGGCTGGCGCTGGCCGGCGCCGTCGCTTCGCTGCATGATGAAGCGTACTTCCAGCAGACGCGCCAGGCCGTCATCGCCAGCCGCGAACAGCTGACGGCAGACTTGACGGCGCTGGGCTTCGAGGTGCTGCCGTCGGTGGCCAACTTTGTCTTTGCCCGCCACCCGCAGCATGATGCGGCGCAACTGGCGGCCGGCTTGCGCGCCCGTTCCGTGATCGTGCGCCATTTCAATGCACCACGCATCAGCCAGTATCTGCGTATCAGCATCGGCAACGTGGCCGAGTGTGCAGCCTTGATGGCCGCATTGCGCGCCCTGCTGTAA
- the serS gene encoding serine--tRNA ligase encodes MIDIQLLRKDIATVAERLATRKFQLDVAGFNALEAERKAIQTRTEELQGKRNALSKQIGMLKGKGEDTSAVMAQVAGLGDELKADEAALTLVQAKLSEFIMAVPNLPHESSPVGTDESGNVEVRKVGTPRTFDFEVKDHVDVGAPLGLDFEVATKLTGSRFSVMKGGIARLHRALAQFMLNTHVDEHGYTECYTPYMVNADSLRGTGQLPKFEADLFSVKKGGVEGEGETFYLIPTSEVSLTNIARDEILALDQLPLKMTAHTPCFRSEAGSYGRDTRGMIRQHQFDKVEMVQVVHPDTSYQVLEEMVGHAETILQRLGLPYRVMSLCTGDMGFTATKTFDLEVWLPAQNTYREISSLSNCEAFQARRMQARFRNAAGKPELAHTLNGSGLAVGRTLVAVLENYQQADGSVEIPPVLRPYMGGLTHLKA; translated from the coding sequence ATGATAGATATCCAACTTCTCCGTAAAGACATCGCCACCGTCGCAGAACGCCTGGCGACGCGCAAATTCCAGCTCGACGTGGCAGGTTTCAATGCCCTCGAAGCCGAACGCAAGGCGATCCAGACGCGCACCGAGGAACTGCAGGGCAAGCGCAACGCGCTGTCCAAGCAAATCGGCATGTTGAAAGGCAAGGGGGAAGACACCTCGGCCGTGATGGCGCAAGTGGCCGGCCTGGGCGATGAACTGAAAGCCGATGAAGCGGCCCTGACCCTGGTGCAAGCCAAGTTGAGCGAATTCATCATGGCCGTGCCGAATTTGCCGCACGAATCGTCGCCCGTGGGCACGGACGAGTCGGGCAACGTGGAAGTGCGCAAGGTCGGCACGCCGCGCACTTTTGACTTTGAAGTCAAGGATCACGTCGACGTGGGCGCCCCGCTGGGTCTCGATTTCGAAGTGGCCACCAAGCTGACCGGTTCGCGCTTCTCCGTCATGAAGGGCGGCATCGCCCGTCTGCACCGCGCGCTGGCGCAATTCATGCTGAACACGCACGTGGATGAGCACGGCTACACGGAATGCTATACGCCGTACATGGTCAACGCCGATTCGCTGCGCGGCACGGGCCAGTTGCCGAAATTCGAAGCCGATCTGTTCTCGGTGAAAAAAGGCGGCGTGGAAGGCGAGGGCGAGACCTTCTACCTGATCCCTACCTCGGAAGTGTCGCTGACCAACATCGCGCGCGATGAAATCCTGGCGCTGGACCAGTTGCCCCTGAAAATGACGGCCCATACGCCATGCTTCCGCTCGGAGGCGGGCAGCTATGGTCGCGACACGCGCGGCATGATCCGCCAGCACCAGTTCGACAAGGTGGAAATGGTGCAAGTGGTGCACCCGGATACCTCGTATCAGGTGCTGGAAGAAATGGTCGGCCACGCGGAAACGATTTTGCAACGCCTGGGCTTGCCGTACCGCGTGATGTCCCTGTGCACGGGCGACATGGGCTTTACGGCTACCAAGACCTTCGACCTGGAAGTGTGGCTACCGGCGCAAAACACCTACCGCGAGATTTCTTCGCTGTCGAACTGCGAAGCCTTCCAGGCCCGCCGCATGCAGGCGCGTTTCCGCAACGCCGCCGGCAAGCCTGAACTGGCGCACACCCTGAACGGCTCCGGCCTGGCAGTGGGCCGGACCCTGGTGGCCGTGCTGGAAAACTACCAGCAAGCGGACGGCAGCGTCGAAATCCCGCCAGTGCTGCGCCCGTACATGGGCGGCCTGACGCATTTGAAGGCGTAA
- a CDS encoding PLP-dependent aminotransferase family protein: MSAHLNLYEHLANELGALIDARVFAPGDRLPSIRHLAQQKRISVSTVMQALRLMEDRGQVDARPQSGYFVRHRAPRRACSADAQHLKEPAFVGINNLLMRVLKDNETSDIVQLGTAWPPDEILPIKRMQRTISAVARREPALLSKVSCYDVSEGNFLRQVTRRALDWGKLDPHEIVVTNSCTEAISLCLRAVAKPGDTIAIESATYFVLLQMIESLGMKALEIPTDPKTGPSLDALELALRAGLVQACLFVPNANNPLGCVMPEANKKRLAGLLSEFNIPLVEDDVYGDLCFAPQRPWPVKAYDTSGNVLLCSSFSKAITPASRVGYVLAGRFAQEVALLKTVSSGATSHFFQAVLADFLEGSSYDQQLRKMRRTLVQRIARMSDAVAASFPADCMLSEPQGGFVLWVQMPPQVDALALHGQAIADGVAYMPGQLFSASGKFGNYLRLNCGNAWTPRIEQAIGRLGRLVHEAL, encoded by the coding sequence ATGAGCGCGCATTTGAATTTGTACGAGCACCTGGCCAACGAACTGGGCGCCCTGATCGACGCGCGCGTGTTTGCGCCCGGCGACCGCCTGCCGTCGATCCGCCACCTGGCGCAGCAAAAGCGCATTTCCGTCAGCACGGTGATGCAAGCCTTGCGCCTGATGGAAGACCGGGGGCAGGTCGATGCGCGGCCCCAGTCCGGCTATTTCGTGCGCCACCGGGCGCCGCGCCGCGCGTGCAGTGCCGACGCCCAGCATTTGAAGGAGCCGGCCTTTGTCGGCATCAACAATCTGTTGATGCGCGTGCTGAAGGACAACGAAACATCCGATATCGTGCAGCTGGGCACAGCCTGGCCGCCCGATGAAATATTGCCCATCAAGCGCATGCAGCGCACCATCAGCGCGGTGGCGCGGCGCGAGCCCGCTCTGTTGAGCAAGGTCAGTTGCTACGACGTCAGCGAAGGCAATTTCCTGCGCCAGGTCACGCGCCGCGCGCTGGATTGGGGCAAGCTGGACCCGCACGAAATCGTCGTGACGAATTCCTGCACGGAAGCGATCAGCCTGTGCCTGCGCGCCGTCGCCAAGCCGGGCGACACCATCGCCATCGAATCGGCCACGTATTTCGTGCTGCTGCAGATGATCGAAAGCCTGGGCATGAAGGCGCTGGAAATCCCCACCGACCCGAAGACGGGGCCGTCGCTCGACGCGCTGGAGCTGGCCCTGCGCGCCGGCCTCGTGCAAGCGTGTCTGTTCGTGCCGAATGCGAACAATCCGCTCGGTTGCGTCATGCCGGAAGCAAACAAGAAGCGGCTGGCGGGCCTGCTGTCGGAATTCAATATTCCGCTGGTGGAAGACGATGTGTATGGCGACCTGTGCTTTGCGCCGCAGCGTCCCTGGCCCGTGAAGGCTTACGACACGAGCGGCAACGTTTTATTGTGTTCCTCGTTTTCCAAGGCCATCACGCCCGCGTCGCGCGTGGGCTACGTGCTGGCCGGGCGCTTCGCGCAGGAAGTGGCGTTGCTGAAAACCGTGTCGAGCGGCGCCACCAGCCATTTCTTCCAGGCCGTGCTGGCCGATTTTTTGGAAGGCAGCAGCTACGACCAGCAGCTGCGCAAGATGCGGCGCACCCTGGTGCAGCGCATCGCCCGCATGTCCGACGCCGTGGCGGCGAGCTTTCCGGCGGACTGCATGCTGTCCGAGCCGCAGGGCGGTTTTGTGCTGTGGGTGCAGATGCCGCCGCAAGTCGATGCGCTGGCCCTGCACGGCCAGGCCATCGCGGACGGCGTGGCGTATATGCCGGGCCAGCTGTTCTCGGCCTCGGGCAAGTTCGGCAACTATCTGCGCCTCAATTGCGGCAATGCGTGGACGCCGCGCATCGAGCAGGCGATTGGCCGCCTGGGCCGCCTGGTGCATGAGGCCTTGTAA
- a CDS encoding DUF2917 domain-containing protein, producing the protein MHTDHELRSERPLRLEKAHARVIECLSGTAWITAYAQFDDCVLRSGERYTIPNDGLVLVEAVGSGRIRVHGTAAPRPALLRWLHRHRPQILITRNT; encoded by the coding sequence ATGCATACCGACCACGAATTACGCAGCGAACGGCCTTTGCGCCTGGAAAAAGCGCACGCCAGGGTCATCGAATGCCTGTCCGGCACGGCGTGGATCACGGCCTACGCCCAGTTCGACGATTGCGTGCTGCGCAGCGGCGAACGCTACACGATACCGAATGACGGCCTGGTGCTGGTCGAAGCCGTGGGTAGCGGACGCATCCGCGTGCATGGGACGGCCGCACCGCGCCCCGCCCTGCTGCGCTGGCTGCATCGGCACCGCCCCCAAATATTAATCACAAGGAATACATGA